In the genome of Dickeya fangzhongdai, one region contains:
- the cpsG gene encoding phosphomannomutase CpsG, protein MPALTCFKAYDIRGELGTELDEDIAYRIGRAYAEVIQPTRVVVGGDVRLTSESLKRALADGLRDAGVDVYDIGLSGTEEVYFATFHFGMDGGIEVTASHNPINYNGMKLVRAGSQPISGDSGLKDIQRLAEENRFAPADPQRRGRYEPLAALKPYIEHLMSYINPRNLTPIKIVINSGNGAAGHVVDALEAELCRHGASVSFIKVHHQPDGTFPNGIPNPLLPECRADTARAVVEHQADFGVAFDGDFDRCFLFDHQGRFIEGYYIVGLLAESFLNKAPGSTIIHDPRLTWNTVDIVTGKGGNPVMSKTGHAFIKERMRKEDAIYGGEMSAHHYFRSFAYCDSGMIPWLLVAELIGVRGRSLSQLVSERMLAYPASGEINSLLTDPAAAIARVRAAWEPQALAVDETDGISLTFTDWRFNLRRSNTEPVVRLNVESRQNPRLMEEKTRTILALLRQC, encoded by the coding sequence ATGCCCGCATTAACCTGTTTTAAAGCCTATGATATTCGCGGTGAACTGGGAACCGAACTGGATGAAGACATCGCCTACCGGATCGGACGCGCCTACGCCGAGGTGATTCAACCCACGCGCGTGGTGGTGGGCGGCGATGTTCGGCTGACCAGCGAATCATTGAAGCGAGCGCTGGCCGATGGCCTGCGCGACGCCGGGGTGGATGTGTATGACATCGGCCTGTCCGGCACAGAGGAAGTCTACTTCGCCACCTTCCATTTCGGGATGGACGGCGGGATAGAGGTCACCGCCAGCCACAACCCCATCAATTACAATGGGATGAAGCTGGTGCGCGCCGGTTCTCAACCCATCAGCGGTGATAGCGGACTGAAGGATATCCAGCGTCTGGCGGAGGAAAACCGCTTTGCGCCCGCCGACCCGCAGCGCCGCGGGCGCTATGAGCCTCTGGCGGCGTTGAAACCGTACATCGAGCACCTGATGTCGTATATCAACCCGCGCAATCTGACGCCGATAAAAATCGTCATCAACAGCGGCAACGGCGCCGCCGGTCACGTCGTGGATGCGCTGGAAGCGGAGCTGTGCCGTCATGGCGCGTCGGTGTCCTTTATCAAGGTCCACCATCAGCCGGACGGCACGTTCCCTAACGGCATTCCCAATCCGCTGTTGCCGGAATGCCGGGCGGATACCGCCCGCGCGGTGGTTGAACATCAGGCGGATTTCGGCGTGGCGTTCGACGGCGATTTTGACCGCTGCTTCCTGTTTGATCATCAGGGGCGTTTTATCGAGGGTTACTACATCGTCGGGCTGCTGGCGGAGTCTTTCCTGAACAAGGCGCCGGGCTCCACCATCATTCATGACCCGCGTCTGACCTGGAACACGGTGGATATCGTTACCGGCAAAGGCGGTAATCCGGTGATGTCGAAAACCGGTCATGCGTTTATCAAAGAACGGATGCGCAAGGAGGACGCCATTTACGGCGGTGAAATGAGCGCGCATCACTACTTCCGGTCGTTCGCCTACTGCGATTCCGGCATGATCCCGTGGCTGCTGGTGGCGGAATTGATCGGGGTGCGTGGGCGCTCACTGTCGCAGCTGGTCAGCGAGCGGATGCTGGCGTATCCCGCTTCCGGCGAGATCAACTCCTTGCTGACCGACCCGGCCGCGGCGATTGCCCGCGTGCGCGCCGCCTGGGAACCGCAGGCGCTGGCGGTGGATGAAACCGACGGCATCAGCCTGACGTTTACCGACTGGCGTTTTAATCTGCGCCGTTCCAACACCGAACCGGTGGTTCGGCTCAATGTGGAGTCGCGGCAGAATCCCCGACTGATGGAGGAAAAAACCCGTACGATTCTGGCGCTGTTGCGTCAGTGTTGA
- a CDS encoding NAD-dependent epimerase, whose protein sequence is MKFLVTGAAGFIGFYACQSLCAAGHTVVGIDNLNSYYEVSLKEARLAKLRALPGFHFERIDIADSQAMAALFAAEKFERVIHLAAQAGVRYSLENPMVYAESNLIGHLNVLEGCRHNGVGHLIYASSSSVYGLNSKTPFATADSTDHPISLYAATKKSNELMAHSYSHLYDLPTTGLRFFTVYGPWGRPDMALFKFTRRILAGEPIDIYNQGDMWRDFTYVTDIVEGMLRMVDQIPGRDADWTVEGGSPATSSAPYQLYNIGHGSPVRLMDFVTALESALGREAVKNFMPMQAGDVYQTYADTSDLFAVTGYRPQVGVEKGVQAFVDWYRDFYQA, encoded by the coding sequence ATGAAATTTCTTGTTACCGGCGCGGCCGGCTTTATCGGCTTCTATGCCTGTCAGTCACTCTGCGCCGCCGGCCATACGGTGGTGGGGATCGACAACCTCAACAGCTATTACGAGGTATCGCTCAAGGAAGCGCGGCTGGCGAAACTGCGCGCGCTGCCCGGTTTTCATTTTGAGCGGATAGATATTGCGGATAGCCAGGCGATGGCGGCGTTGTTCGCGGCGGAAAAATTCGAGCGCGTTATCCACCTCGCCGCGCAGGCTGGGGTGCGTTATTCGCTGGAAAACCCGATGGTGTATGCGGAAAGCAACCTGATCGGGCATCTGAATGTGCTGGAAGGGTGCCGTCATAACGGCGTCGGTCACCTGATTTACGCCTCTTCCAGCTCGGTGTACGGGTTGAACAGCAAAACGCCGTTCGCCACCGCCGACTCGACCGACCACCCGATCTCGCTGTATGCCGCGACCAAGAAATCCAATGAACTGATGGCGCACTCCTATTCGCACCTGTATGACCTGCCGACCACCGGGCTGCGCTTTTTCACGGTGTATGGACCGTGGGGGCGTCCGGACATGGCGCTGTTCAAGTTCACCCGCCGGATTCTGGCTGGCGAACCGATCGATATCTACAATCAGGGTGATATGTGGCGTGATTTCACCTATGTCACCGACATTGTGGAAGGCATGCTGCGCATGGTGGATCAGATTCCGGGACGCGATGCCGACTGGACGGTGGAAGGCGGTTCGCCGGCCACCAGTTCCGCGCCGTACCAGCTCTACAATATCGGTCACGGCAGCCCGGTGCGGCTGATGGATTTCGTAACCGCGCTGGAGTCGGCGCTGGGGCGTGAGGCAGTAAAAAACTTCATGCCGATGCAGGCTGGCGACGTTTATCAGACCTATGCCGATACCAGCGACCTGTTCGCTGTGACAGGCTATCGACCGCAGGTAGGGGTAGAAAAAGGGGTACAGGCCTTCGTGGACTGGTACCGGGATTTCTATCAGGCCTGA